The Cannabis sativa cultivar Pink pepper isolate KNU-18-1 chromosome 8, ASM2916894v1, whole genome shotgun sequence genomic interval ATAGGTAAATTTTACAGCttttttaattctttaattATCAAATGGATGACGGGGATGTTTTACTTTCTTGCTTACTGTGCAAGGTGATAAGGATTTCATTGTCATCTTTCTGACATATATAAAAATCTTAATTGTTAAAAAATCTGTTAAAGTACATCTTTCAGCAGTCCAGGATAGTATATTATAAAATGAAATACAATATTATTCCCTGATAAACGTTATGCTACTTTATTGTATGATTAGAACATGTGGGTAATCAGATCATATAATTTTGGGTATTTATTTActttgtttttgtgtttttatGCAGTTTACCTGCCATTGAAGATTTAAAACAGTGTCTCGAGTACACTGGACAGCATTCTAAGCTGGTGGAGTCATTCATCTCTGCACTACGATATCGCTTGCTTACAGCAGGGGCCTCAACAAATGACATATTACATCAATATGTTTCAACTATTAAGGCACTCCGAACAATAGATCCAGCAGGTGTTTTCCTTGAAGCAGTTGGTGAACCAATCAGGGACTATTTAAGAGGAAGGAAAGACACCATAAAATGCATTGTGACAATGCTTACTGATGGCACTGGCGGCAATTCAAACATTTCTGGAAATACCGGTGATAGCCTTCTTGAAGAATTAAATAGAGATGAAGAAAGCCAGGAGAACACTGGTCATGATGACGATTTTCACACTGATGACAAACAAGCATGGATTAATGCCACACGGTCTGGACAAGAACACATcagaatagaataaaatttaataatgttATATGCCAGTTATAATGGCCAAACTAAAGTAGTGGTGCCTATGTAATGGTGAAAATGTTCCATTTTCTGTTTTTTCTTCTACATTTCTTATGTGTCTTTAATTTCTGTCATTACAGCTGGGAGCCTGACCCCGTAGAAGCTGACCCTTTGAAGGGTAGCAGGAATAGAAGGAAGGTTGACATACTTGGGATGATTGTTGGTATAGTTGGTTCGAAAGATCAACTAGTAAATGAATATCGTGTTATGCTCGCTGAAAAGCTTCTAAACAAATCTGGTTATGACATAGACACGGAGTTACGTACTCTTGAGCTGCTCAAGGCAAGTGTTCTGTTGTATAATTTCAAGGCTTTTAATGtttaagttatattatatatgtgtgtgttggTTTAGCTTGTGCTTTGTTAGGACCATTGCTGTATATTTTCccctttaataataaattttgtttCTCCCAAAGATTGTAAGTTCTGTGGGATGACTCTATCAATATGGAAAAAAAGATCATTCTCACTTGTAGTTTTTTCCAGATACATTTTGGAGAAAGCAGCATGCAGAAATGTGAAATTATGCTAAATGATCTGATTGATTCCAAGAGAACAAATTCCAATATTAAAGCAACTATAAACAAGTTGTCTCGAACAggtagatattttattattttttatgaaaagcGAAATCCCTGAGGACGATTTGAGACAATTCTTTCACCATTATTTTCTGCTGGATGTATTTGTAGAGCCTGAGCCAGAGGATAATGGTTTAGCCATGGATATTCTTGATGCTACAATCTTATCTTCTAATTTTTGGCCTCAGATCCAGGTAAAAAAATTTTCGCCACATGTCACATCAcaaatcttaataaccaattttaATATGCACATGAACTGATACTAGACCTAGCCCACAGTTATGAAGCATCTAAACTTTCTCCTTTACGTGCAAATCTACTTTGGGATTTACAGTATCACTATGTAAAGTCACTTTGTTATATGATTTCTTAGGCATGTATTTATTTGACAGCTGGGATATAACTTCCTAgagcttttaattttttttttgttgatcaCAAATTATGCATATGCTGTTTGTTGAGTTCCTTGAGGTTATTTTTTATCGTCCTtcgttgtattatttattatataagtaCAAAGAGAGAATACAAAGTGGTATCTTTTTCGGGAAAAAGTAATGGCTGCTTGCTGAGTAGTTCTAGTCATTCTGCATTTCTGCACAAAGTATCTAGGTTACAAAGGTTTGAGTCAATTAAGATGGAATGCATTAACATAGAAAGTATGAttcaatataattaatattttgactTTATCTCTAGACGTCTCAGTTAACTCCTCTATCACCTTTTACACTGCCTTCTTTCTCAGTTACAGCTGTAAATGATTAACCTTAGATTATTTTCAGGAAGAATCCCTTATTATACCTCAGTCTGTTGATCGGCTGCTCTCAGATTATGCAAAGAGATTCAATGAAATCAAGACCCCTCGAAAGCTAATGTGGAAGAAGAACCTTGGTGCAGTCAAGGTTAGGTGCTTTACTATGTTTAGAATGTACTTTGAATGGTAGTGATCTTTCATATACTGAAAAATTTATCTTGTGATGATGTTTCAGTTGGAATTGCAATTTGAAGATAGGCAGATGCAGTTTACAGTGACTCCTGTCCACGCAGCAATAATTATGAAGTTTCAAGATCAAGCTTGGTAAGTAAAATCGGGGGATTGATTTTGTAATGCCTTACATACATCTAAATGTACTCATAGTTGTATGTTCTACTTTCAGTTGGACATCTAAAAGTCTTGCAGCTGCAATTGGGGTTCCCATAGATGTACTTAACCGCAGGATAAATTTTTGGATAAGCAAGGTATCTTTGTTAAACACATCCCTCATCAGGTTTCATAACTTTCCTGGCTTGTGCACGTGTATGTGATTAGACATTGAATTTAACTTGGCTATCCCTGATCTTGAGGTGTATAGTGATGTACTGATTATCAATTTATGAGGAACATAAAATTTTACAGGACTACTTATTCTCGTAGCTTTATTTTCTCATGCATACTCTTTCTCTTATCCTTGATTATGAtttgaccttttttttttttcggttgTGGCATTACGATTTGACTTTTTAAGCTCTATAGTTTCCCGTCTCTTGTAACTCAAGCTTTCCTGTTCAAGCACCAGTTAGAAATGTTTAGTTAGGTTCAAATTGGATACTTCATGGAACTCTTAGCAGGTTTGTGTTTCCAAATAGGTTccactttttaaattaaaatggtGGTAATAATTAATCTCCTCCAACAGTTGGGTTTTATATTTCCTTCAACTCTACTCCCTCCAACTAAAACTCACATAACAAACACTCCATTAGGTGGTGTTtggttagaaagaattaaaacaCAGCTAGAATAGGAATGCTATTCCAATACTTTCAAATGAAACCAACAAAGGAattgaataaaaattgttttcatttcatttcattacctccaataAACGTTGTTAATTTAGTGACAAACTAACGCATTGATATCCTTTATAGGGAGTTATTGCAGAAACACTTGGGGCAGACATAAATGACCATAAATTTACCCTTATGGAAGGTGTAAGTGACACGGGTAAGACTCCTGGTACTAGTGGAAATTGTGAAGATCTCGCAGGGGATGAGGAAGGGGACAGATCTGTGGCTTCCGTTGAAGATCAACTACGAAAAGAAATGACTGTGTACGAGGTATGTATCTACATTATATGTCTTTGGCAATATTGATCTGAGTATTAAATTACCCTGCTTTTAGTGTATTATCAAAATACCATGTAACAATGCCTTTATTGCAGAAATTTATCATGGGTATGCTCACAAATTTTGGGAGCATGGCATTAGATCGAATTCATAATACTCTAAAGGTGAGGAAGAACGTGTCCAATCAATTTTTTACTTGGGTTTGGAAAATTTATATGGCTACAAAATGGTTGTGCATGAAATAACTATATCTAAACGGTTTACTGGAAAAAATGCTGCAGATGTTCTGTGTAGCTGATCCTTCTTATGACAAGACTCTCCAACAATTGCAAGGTTTCTTATCTGGACTAGTTTCTGAAGAAAAGTTAGAACTAAGAGATGGAATGTACACTCTGAAGAAGTAGTGATAGAAAAAACGGACACTTGGGTAAATTTAGGGAGCAAGGAAATCGTAGTAGTTAAGTTAAAAAGGATCTTTAGGGGAAATTTTGTAAGATTCTAATTATCTTGTAGTATGATTATCTCAATTCGATTTTGCTGTACGTGTATATCAAATCAATTTGccttttaatgcctaataatttTAAACCTTCACAAGATTTACTCAATCTTTATTTCCTCTTAAATAGTCTAGTAATTTGCCTAATAACCCTCTACCGTTTTCCAGCTTGAAACCAGTAATTATTCCTTGATTTTGCCTGATATATAATGATATTTTAACTGGATCGTGAGCTAAGCTAATAATTGTTGTATCATGCACGGGCAGTTTTTATTtgtattcaaaaaattataaaagtgcttgattttgttataaataaatatatggtgTCTAGATTTTCTATTAATTGTTGTAATTACAATTTCTTTTCTTAGTTTCATCATTTACATATTTGTAAAAATAAGAGTTTATTCCAtactgaaaaaattattattctttttattattcatgataattttataatattttattcgtATGAGTTTCTGtccaatataaatattatttgttaaagtttttgaattatttcaaatttataatgtattaaatatatattatccaAATTTTCATTAAGTAGACATGTGGCACGATCGGAGGGGAGAATGTAACCTCGACAAGAGTTATTCAAGATAACCAAGAAAAGGAACATCTCCCGGACTTGGGAGGCAATGAGAGACGATGACCTCTAGGAGTAACTTCCCTTTATAAAGGACCTGGAGCGCGATAAAGGTCTTGGAGACGGTGGTCACGTCAGCGTCTTGCAAAAATCACTCCATAGACAGTTACACCTTTTTCTGACACATGATCAGATTTTGTACCCCGTGCCAGATCATGGTAGTGTGCATACGCACCCTCAAATATGCTTTTTGCCTAACGACCCGGTTAGAGAGTATTTTGCAAAGGAGAGACCTTTGCGCGACGCGTGTCCTGGATTGCACAAAAGTCCTCACAAGCAGCTGTATACCACATGATGAAGAAGGTTCTTACTAGCCAATGGTCATATCGCCCTTTAGTAGTACTGACCTTAATAGCGTGTGGGGTACAAAACCCTAGGTGGGTAAAGGGTATGCCCTTTACCCCATGCGTGCCTATAAATAGTCctatttttcttcaagaaatgAGAGAACAATTTTACTTACAGACACTCTGCAAAAATCCCAAGAAAGCTCTCTCGAGCGAACCGAAGTAGTCTTTATTGTTATCCCCTTGTAATCTCAAAAAACATTCTCCCAAAGAGGCCAATACAatggactcgtggactaaggataATTAACGcctaaaccacgtaaaaatctgtTTGTTTATTGTTCATTATTTCTTATTTCTTTAAGCTCTAAATATATTTGGTTTCTAAGAACCTCGgtaaacattttggtgctttcattgagagctaaaGGAATTCTAGTAGCGTTCGTCGTCCTTCAATCATGGTAAAAACATGAAAGACTACTAGTAAAGGAACTCCATTAGAAACGATCGAGGAGGAAGTCACCTTTCATGTAGCTAACGCGCGGGTGGAAAACGATAGAGAAGGCACAACTGCTATTGAGAATCAAGGAAGGAACACCGAGAATGTTGCAGAGGGTCACGGTGATGGCCAAAATACAGATGATTATGAAGAGGACAATGATGATTTCTATTATAAAGATGGTTGTTATTATGAGCATGACCCTAGTCTAGTGCATGTAACCGCAGAGTTGGAAGCCACATAGGCAACCCTAGAAGAGCAACAAAGGCTTATTGCCTAGATGAAAGAAACGATGGAGCAACTTCAGAGCAAGTTTGATGGCTTGGTAGGGACGGATGGAGAACCATCTGTGGAAGCAGTGACTGAGCGGCGAGCCCGTAAGAAAATTGAAGCTGGGACTTCCAACCCTCGCATGGACAAGGGTAAGGGAAAAGTGGGTGAACCTCCACAAAAAGCTTCTCCTAAACCTCATCAAAAAGATGCGCCTCCGGTCGGACAACCCTCGAGGATGTAGAAGGCCACCGACGCTTTCGAGCCTGGACGCCCTTTTGACCCTTAAAACAGGGTTGCACCGAAAGGACCAACTGCGAAAGTCCCTAGGCCTAGAAGATGAGTAGATCCTCCCAACGATTCTGTCAACCAAGATGGGAGGATCCATGCCAGTCATTTTGGAGACAGTTGGTCCACAACTGATCTGCCGCAACGGTTGGACGCTAAATACGAGAGGTACAAGAGCGAGAAGGCTAGGCCACGTGGGGGTGACCTAAGGAATAATCTAAGTGACAAGATGA includes:
- the LOC133030148 gene encoding anaphase-promoting complex subunit 2-like isoform X1, translating into MEDSTSPPFNLGILGTLSHHQIQEIIDSYNGFCSATNVLLHGAGDLSIGSEFIVHVHGLCKHGLDSLVRDHFLRVLEETFQKNGVFKFWGHFDSCANASELEMKNSHNGEDEIQEVLCKALEEITTEKQYQEKCLLMLVHALQSFEDHVSGGSHNSDAERVYLLSKYQMLVSSVLMATLPRHFPDMLDWYFKERLEELSTIMAGDDSEFQDGDGIGSHERSKVSCGAGQMEIDDSSGHGRFSENNKLVKNIGKVVCDLRNLGFTSMTEDAYASAIFFLLKAKVHDLAGDDYRSSVLESIKGWIQAVPLQFLHALLAYLGDSISYDSVSSGLKSPLASHPSSFYPGIDTPSEGLVRWQLRLEYFAYETLQNLRIAKLFEIIVDYPDSLPAIEDLKQCLEYTGQHSKLVESFISALRYRLLTAGASTNDILHQYVSTIKALRTIDPAGVFLEAVGEPIRDYLRGRKDTIKCIVTMLTDGTGGNSNISGNTGDSLLEELNRDEESQENTGHDDDFHTDDKQAWINATRWEPDPVEADPLKGSRNRRKVDILGMIVGIVGSKDQLVNEYRVMLAEKLLNKSGYDIDTELRTLELLKIHFGESSMQKCEIMLNDLIDSKRTNSNIKATINKLSRTDVFVEPEPEDNGLAMDILDATILSSNFWPQIQEESLIIPQSVDRLLSDYAKRFNEIKTPRKLMWKKNLGAVKLELQFEDRQMQFTVTPVHAAIIMKFQDQACWTSKSLAAAIGVPIDVLNRRINFWISKGVIAETLGADINDHKFTLMEGVSDTGKTPGTSGNCEDLAGDEEGDRSVASVEDQLRKEMTVYEKFIMGMLTNFGSMALDRIHNTLKMFCVADPSYDKTLQQLQGFLSGLVSEEKLELRDGMYTLKK
- the LOC133030148 gene encoding anaphase-promoting complex subunit 2-like isoform X2, with translation MEDSTSPPFNLGILGTLSHHQIQEIIDSYNGFCSATNVLLHGAGDLSIGSEFIVHVHGLCKHGLDSLVRDHFLRVLEETFQKNGVFKFWGHFDSCANASELEMKNSHNGEDEIQEVLCKALEEITTEKQYQEKCLLMLVHALQSFEDHVSGGSHNSDAERVYLLSKYQMLVSSVLMATLPRHFPDMLDWYFKERLEELSTIMAGDDSEFQDGDGIGSHERSKVSCGAGQMEIDDSSGHGRFSENNKLVKNIGKVVCDLRNLGFTSMTEDAYASAIFFLLKAKVHDLAGDDYRSSVLESIKGWIQAVPLQFLHALLAYLGDSISYDSVSSGLKSPLASHPSSFYPGIDTPSEGLVRWQLRLEYFAYETLQNLRIAKLFEIIVDYPDSLPAIEDLKQCLEYTGQHSKLVESFISALRYRLLTAGASTNDILHQYVSTIKALRTIDPAGVFLEAVGEPIRDYLRGRKDTIKCIVTMLTDGTGGNSNISGNTGDSLLEELNRDEESQENTGHDDDFHTDDKQAWINATRWEPDPVEADPLKGSRNRRKVDILGMIVGIVGSKDQLVNEYRVMLAEKLLNKSGYDIDTELRTLELLKIHFGESSMQKCEIMLNDLIDSKRTNSNIKATINKLSRTEPEPEDNGLAMDILDATILSSNFWPQIQEESLIIPQSVDRLLSDYAKRFNEIKTPRKLMWKKNLGAVKLELQFEDRQMQFTVTPVHAAIIMKFQDQACWTSKSLAAAIGVPIDVLNRRINFWISKGVIAETLGADINDHKFTLMEGVSDTGKTPGTSGNCEDLAGDEEGDRSVASVEDQLRKEMTVYEKFIMGMLTNFGSMALDRIHNTLKMFCVADPSYDKTLQQLQGFLSGLVSEEKLELRDGMYTLKK
- the LOC133030148 gene encoding anaphase-promoting complex subunit 2-like isoform X3, with product MLVHALQSFEDHVSGGSHNSDAERVYLLSKYQMLVSSVLMATLPRHFPDMLDWYFKERLEELSTIMAGDDSEFQDGDGIGSHERSKVSCGAGQMEIDDSSGHGRFSENNKLVKNIGKVVCDLRNLGFTSMTEDAYASAIFFLLKAKVHDLAGDDYRSSVLESIKGWIQAVPLQFLHALLAYLGDSISYDSVSSGLKSPLASHPSSFYPGIDTPSEGLVRWQLRLEYFAYETLQNLRIAKLFEIIVDYPDSLPAIEDLKQCLEYTGQHSKLVESFISALRYRLLTAGASTNDILHQYVSTIKALRTIDPAGVFLEAVGEPIRDYLRGRKDTIKCIVTMLTDGTGGNSNISGNTGDSLLEELNRDEESQENTGHDDDFHTDDKQAWINATRWEPDPVEADPLKGSRNRRKVDILGMIVGIVGSKDQLVNEYRVMLAEKLLNKSGYDIDTELRTLELLKIHFGESSMQKCEIMLNDLIDSKRTNSNIKATINKLSRTDVFVEPEPEDNGLAMDILDATILSSNFWPQIQEESLIIPQSVDRLLSDYAKRFNEIKTPRKLMWKKNLGAVKLELQFEDRQMQFTVTPVHAAIIMKFQDQACWTSKSLAAAIGVPIDVLNRRINFWISKGVIAETLGADINDHKFTLMEGVSDTGKTPGTSGNCEDLAGDEEGDRSVASVEDQLRKEMTVYEKFIMGMLTNFGSMALDRIHNTLKMFCVADPSYDKTLQQLQGFLSGLVSEEKLELRDGMYTLKK